One genomic region from Mesorhizobium terrae encodes:
- a CDS encoding sigma-70 family RNA polymerase sigma factor: MDKDATAIFDPLRPVLFRVAYRMLGSVADAEDAVQDAFVRWLGTERREVNEPEAFLRRVVMRLCLDRLKAIRRRRETYVGPWLPEPVVEEVDQEVDTVTLPLLMALERLSPLERAAFLLHDVFGLGYEEVAATIGREPTACRQLARRARIHVRADRPRYLVPKQHGFEIARAFLAASRDGEMERLRTLLAADVTLYADGGGKAPAGKKPLTGLDNVLHFFARFAPVFAEEPSRLLRYGVINGLPGFVTIERGNILQTTALEIDDGCIHAIYVVRNPDKLRHVGTTVH; this comes from the coding sequence ATGGACAAGGACGCCACCGCCATCTTCGATCCGCTGCGGCCGGTTCTCTTTCGTGTCGCCTACCGCATGTTGGGTTCCGTCGCCGATGCCGAAGACGCCGTCCAGGATGCATTCGTGCGCTGGCTGGGCACCGAACGCCGGGAAGTTAACGAACCTGAGGCCTTCCTGCGTCGGGTCGTCATGCGTCTGTGCCTGGACCGGCTCAAGGCCATCCGGCGCCGGCGCGAGACCTATGTCGGTCCCTGGCTGCCGGAACCGGTGGTGGAGGAGGTCGACCAGGAGGTCGACACCGTCACCTTGCCGCTTTTGATGGCGTTGGAGCGGCTGTCGCCGCTCGAGCGTGCAGCCTTCCTGCTGCACGATGTGTTCGGCCTCGGCTATGAGGAGGTCGCGGCGACGATCGGCCGCGAGCCCACGGCTTGTCGCCAGCTGGCGCGCCGGGCGCGCATCCATGTTCGCGCCGACCGCCCGCGCTACCTCGTGCCGAAGCAACATGGCTTCGAGATCGCGCGAGCTTTCCTCGCCGCATCCCGAGATGGCGAAATGGAGAGGCTGCGCACCTTGCTCGCGGCGGATGTGACGCTATACGCCGATGGCGGCGGCAAGGCGCCGGCCGGCAAGAAACCGCTCACCGGCCTCGACAACGTCCTGCATTTCTTCGCGCGGTTCGCGCCTGTTTTTGCCGAGGAACCGTCGCGCCTGCTTCGTTATGGTGTGATCAACGGCCTACCGGGCTTCGTCACCATCGAGCGCGGCAACATCCTCCAGACCACTGCACTGGAAATCGACGACGGCTGCATCCACGCGATCTACGTCGTCAGGAACCCTGATAAGCTCAGGCATGTGGGCACGACGGTGCACTGA
- a CDS encoding carboxymuconolactone decarboxylase family protein: MAQRPNPFTANPAAMKPWIEIGKTIQDDELEPLLKELVMTRAAQINGCTFCIHHHVEDARKQGESEDRLHLLSAWRESTLYSARERAALEWTEALTLVSQTHAPNDAYKTLQAQFNEAEQVKLSLLIALTNAWNRINIGFRRVHPAEAKKAA; the protein is encoded by the coding sequence ATGGCACAAAGGCCGAACCCCTTTACCGCCAACCCCGCGGCTATGAAGCCCTGGATCGAGATTGGCAAAACCATCCAGGATGACGAGCTGGAACCCTTGCTGAAGGAACTGGTGATGACGCGGGCGGCACAGATCAATGGCTGCACCTTCTGCATCCACCATCACGTTGAAGACGCGCGCAAACAGGGTGAATCGGAGGACCGCCTTCATCTTCTGAGTGCCTGGCGCGAATCCACGCTCTATTCCGCCCGCGAGCGGGCAGCGCTGGAATGGACCGAAGCCCTGACACTTGTGTCCCAGACCCATGCGCCGAACGACGCCTACAAAACCCTGCAAGCACAGTTCAACGAGGCCGAGCAGGTGAAACTGTCGCTGCTGATTGCGTTGACCAACGCGTGGAACCGCATCAACATCGGCTTCCGCCGCGTTCACCCGGCCGAAGCGAAAAAGGCTGCCTGA
- a CDS encoding aromatic ring-hydroxylating oxygenase subunit alpha, with protein sequence MNPHIRDVAVPNDWDRKGLPGWSYHSDAFLELEKQHLFRTHWQIAGHVSDMPNPGDYLTMDVIGERALIVRGKDGVVRGFHNLCRHRGSRVVADSQGHCANALVCPFHGWVYNLDGTLRGAARPRSFPELDKTEFGLRPLDLEIWMGFIFIRFRDGGPQPSVAELLKPIEAEIAPYCAADMVPSWGIWTQKSPVNWKSVRDVDNEGYHVAMAHPALQDLYGSTYYDEPFVNGVSRSFATYNPHAGRRWSVKNYVAIAPEPAHLPDMLKKAWIYYGIFPNAVIAVTPESVQFYQEFPLSTGETLLRGAIYRHAEESREQAAARYLAFRIDRDTMAEDVQLSVWSNESMQSEAFAGFYLSDLEYGVRTHHDHMRARLPVLSLKIQPDEKDMAALNDALLSQA encoded by the coding sequence ATGAACCCGCATATCCGCGACGTAGCCGTCCCCAATGACTGGGATCGCAAGGGCCTGCCCGGCTGGAGCTATCACTCGGATGCGTTTCTGGAACTGGAAAAGCAGCATCTGTTCCGCACCCACTGGCAGATCGCCGGCCATGTCTCCGACATGCCAAACCCCGGCGACTATCTGACCATGGATGTCATCGGCGAGCGCGCGCTCATCGTGCGCGGCAAGGACGGCGTCGTGCGCGGTTTCCACAATCTGTGCCGGCATCGCGGCAGCCGCGTGGTGGCCGACAGCCAGGGCCATTGCGCCAACGCGCTGGTCTGCCCTTTCCATGGCTGGGTCTACAATCTCGACGGCACCCTGCGCGGCGCCGCCCGCCCGCGCTCCTTCCCCGAACTCGACAAGACCGAGTTCGGGCTGAGGCCGCTCGACCTCGAAATCTGGATGGGTTTTATCTTCATCCGCTTCCGCGACGGTGGACCGCAGCCTTCGGTGGCGGAACTCTTGAAGCCGATCGAGGCCGAGATCGCGCCCTATTGTGCTGCCGACATGGTGCCGTCCTGGGGCATCTGGACCCAGAAAAGCCCGGTCAACTGGAAGTCGGTACGCGACGTCGACAATGAAGGCTATCACGTCGCCATGGCGCATCCGGCGCTGCAGGACCTCTACGGCTCGACCTACTACGACGAACCCTTCGTCAATGGCGTCTCGCGCTCCTTCGCCACCTACAATCCGCATGCCGGCCGCCGCTGGAGCGTGAAGAACTACGTCGCCATCGCACCCGAGCCGGCGCATCTGCCCGACATGCTGAAGAAGGCCTGGATCTATTACGGCATCTTCCCCAATGCGGTGATCGCGGTGACGCCGGAATCCGTGCAGTTCTACCAGGAGTTCCCGCTCTCGACCGGCGAGACCCTGCTGCGCGGCGCCATCTACCGCCACGCCGAGGAAAGCCGCGAACAGGCGGCGGCGCGTTATCTCGCCTTCCGCATCGACCGCGACACCATGGCCGAGGACGTGCAGCTTTCCGTCTGGTCGAACGAATCCATGCAGTCGGAAGCCTTCGCCGGCTTCTACCTGTCCGACCTCGAATATGGCGTGCGCACCCATCACGACCATATGCGGGCGCGCCTGCCGGTGCTGTCCCTGAAAATCCAGCCGGACGAGAAGGACATGGCAGCCCTCAACGACGCGCTGCTCAGCCAGGCATAG
- a CDS encoding DUF2934 domain-containing protein encodes MADERQERIRQRAHAIWEREGRPHGADERHWHQAAGEIEAEDKKPGKRAASAKPAKAAAAKPAKAPAKATAAKAAKAPAALAKAAPAKVAKAPAAAVKAAKPAPKKAAKPKVPAKAG; translated from the coding sequence ATGGCAGATGAAAGACAAGAACGCATCCGGCAACGAGCCCATGCGATCTGGGAACGCGAAGGCAGGCCGCACGGCGCCGACGAGCGGCATTGGCATCAGGCCGCGGGTGAAATCGAGGCGGAAGACAAGAAGCCCGGGAAGCGCGCCGCCAGCGCGAAACCCGCCAAGGCGGCTGCCGCGAAACCGGCGAAGGCTCCTGCCAAGGCCACAGCGGCCAAGGCTGCAAAGGCGCCCGCCGCGCTTGCGAAGGCTGCCCCAGCCAAGGTGGCAAAGGCGCCGGCGGCAGCGGTCAAGGCCGCCAAGCCGGCACCCAAGAAGGCCGCTAAGCCGAAGGTTCCCGCCAAGGCCGGATAA